The Bradysia coprophila strain Holo2 chromosome III, BU_Bcop_v1, whole genome shotgun sequence region CATAGTCTGGAATTTCGAAtcgaaacaataaattttgctgatTTATGAATTGTGACGATAGCGATTTGGAATGCTACTacagaaaaagaaatcaatttttattgggCGGTCATAATATGCTTCAGATATGATAACAAATCATAATCTCGTTAATCGGTTGAATTAAACAGAAATGATAGTGGACACTGGGCTATGATTTCATGAGAAATGATTTTCCAATGCTTCaaagataaaattaaaattttcaaacttacGGACCTAGAAACAGACTTggtgatttataaaaaaaaacattgaatctAAGTCCGGTCAATTGAAGCAACACGAGACTCCTGCCTCGTATTGCCACAAATTGTCAGCaagtcaacgcacttcaagcaaaagtgatcatagtcgacagctgtcaaatagagtactattttgtatgaaatggttttttacggtgttcagtaccctatttagagtaccactcatgcttgaactGCGTTGAGCAAGTCTTTTTTTGAcaaaacgaaatatgttgTTCTTAGAAACAGACAAATATAACTTCCGTTGTATTGTTCTTTTTCGAAATGTTGCTCTTATCTTCACGTTTATATCGATAACGAAATATCATACTTTGGGGCACAGTAGGACGtttcgaaaaatcatttttttatataattttttcaGTTGACTATCATTCCACTCGCGTGATGAATATATCTCACAAATTCGGATGAGAAGTTAGGTCATATCCGTTGTAAAAGATTTGGGAATATAGTTAAATAAAGAGGAACTACTATAGCAGTCTTATACTGACCGATATCGATCGACAGATTTTATTGTTAGTTCAATCAACGAAACACGATACACGTATATATGCGATACATTTTTCTGGTATAGTTCCATATTCAAACTGTTTCCTAACCGTTTCGCTTTTAACGATTTCGTTATCATTATATCGCTGATAAGCTGCAACTTTGGATTTATTAACAAAACTCAATTTGTATCGTATCGTACTGTGTTAAGGAGTCATACAGccaaaaacacaaaacgtCTCGTCaatggaatttatgaaagaaaaCGTTGAACCTTTCAGAGACGGCATATCATCCAGATCGAgtaatttaattcttttgaCAAAATTGAAGCGAATTGTACTTAGGTTTGGCATACATTTTGCTGTATAAGACAACATTAGGCCACGACGTCTGAGAAAGGTAAGTCATTTAGTTACACACCCacgattattttatttttggacaTTATACCACAACAACATAACCTAGATTTGGTAcgatttccttttttattcgaaatgcTAACACAGTTCCTAATCGAAGGGTTGACGTTAGAATGTTACGCTCAAGATGTTACCGAAAATGCGAAGAAAACTTAAACAAATAGACCGACTTCAAATCATTCAGTTTGTGTTTATCAAATAGCGGTATTTTAATGGACAAaaagaacaataaaaaaaattctggttttcCATAACACGTCACACACAGATCTCACTTTTCCAACTCAAATTtagtcgaaatttattttaacaaagcTACAATATTATTCGTACCGTCGGaagttttaattatttaaaagaaattttgtcaTACACTTAGTTTAGACTAAATTTACAATATCCAAGGAGGTTTTAGACTATAACTACAATACACAAATGCCACAAATTGTCAAATGCCAAATACGGTAATGCCGATATTTTTCAGACTCATAGGTGTTACAAGTCTTATGTCTTTGCTATCGGGTTTGTACCATTGGAAATTCTCATACCAATGCTAGCTGTGTTTATTACTGGTTTATATACTTTTGAATGGACAAGTTGTAATGTCAATGCAGTTATCgacaaaataaggattttgAGAGGCTGAAGTAAAGACAGGCCGTTGGAaagttgtttcatttttatagtATTTAAATAGAGAAAATCCTAGTTTGTGATGTTATTTGCTCATTCACGGCGTCTTGCGAGTCTTGTGTAGCTATTTGGCTCATCTATTTTTCGTTAAGTAAGGAAAAGCGACATCTTGTTTGTGTACCAAACACCACGAATCGTAAAATGTATAGTTTGAACGAGTTCTACACGTTTTAGATATGTTACTTTGGGCgcataaattcaaaataatccaatttaacataaaaagtCGACACTTGTTGATCGGCTGGAACGTTTGGAACGTTTTTATCCTTCCTACtttttagttaaaaaaaagaaattcgattctatGACGTGAAGTAATGGTTGggaaataatgaatttttgaacgCATGCGAGACTTCGGGTGCCcttgttgtgaaaaatgttgtgtttacctcggggaaaaagtaggaaattaaGTTTTCTTGTGTGACttgaaacaacaaataaaatttccaacttttctttccCATCGGTGAACgaataactatttcacccaATTTTTTTATCCAGAAACTTCAGTTCgttaaaagatttaatttatatttttcacattCATTTAATTCTGAAAAGAATACAATTTATCTACCAATAGTAGCTTCTTCGGCCATATCCCCCATATCCTCCATAACCACGTCTCCATCCGTATCCTGTAAAATATTTGCTGTAATACAGACCACTATCGTTAGATATGATTCTTACCTCCATATCCTCCACCACCGTATCCTCCATAACCACCATAGCCTCGTCCATATCCTAATAATAACCAACATTTATTCAATTCTTTTGACATTCATCGTTAATGAAAACTTACCCCCATATCCACCGTAACCATTATATCTACCACCCCATCCAGAGTATCCTAACCCATAGCCAAAACCAAAGGTTTCTGCTGGCTCTAAGCTTTCACCTTTAATGGCTTGAATATCCGGATTAAATGAACCTATCTCATCTTCGTCCAAAACAGGAGTAAGTGCTTCGTTGCTTCCTTTGTTTTCTAGTGCAGATATTGGAGGATCTTCATTAGAAATCTAGGgtggaatttaatttaaaaaaatgatcaaaaaaaagaatcgaatGAGTAATTATTATCACTTTTATTTGTACGGGATCTCGTTGATTGACTGAATCGCTGGCAGGAAATGTAAGGGCAGCTCCAATCAGGGCAAAAATGAACAAGCAGCTGATCTAGAATTGAGCAGATTTTTTGCACAATATTTTATCTTTACTTATTTAGTTCCAATGTAGAGTTTATACCTTTATCATTATGACTAACTTGTTTTgcaatttgaaaaacaaatgaaaattagcACCTCACTGAGAATTTCCACAACGCAATGACAAAGAATAACAAAATCGATTTAGCACTGAACTTTTAATTAGACACAAGTGGTGGGTAATTTCAAACTGATTCCAGGACTAATAAATAGTTGAGCTTATATACCCCAGGCCGAACGcagttgttttcattttacagaTTCACCGGTATGTGTGACGTTAAGCATCATTTGGAATAACGTGTGATGCAAGTAAGACTTgcagaaaaaagaagaagatgcAATGATAAATAAAGAATTACAACTAAAAGAACATCAATTCATATGCATATATGCATGCAGTATGTGCGTAATTggttgtgaaaaaaaaattgttcattgcACAGTGCACTTTAAAGAATCATCCGGTTATATTAATAAAGTCTTCGTTAAGGCACAAAGAATAAATTCTTCGATCTTATGAAACTGGTTCTTTAGTTGGAAAGATCAATGAATTCTTATTATGATAATTTCTGATGAATCACAACTGTTTCATTTATTGTCGCCTATATGGAAACTGACTAATTTTCGGTTTATTAGCACCGTGCTTTAGATAGCAGACTAAATGATAGATTAAACTAAGTGCACAAGATGACGGCATGTTAGACCTCACTTT contains the following coding sequences:
- the LOC119079165 gene encoding guanyl-specific ribonuclease pgl-1-like; the encoded protein is MIKISCLFIFALIGAALTFPASDSVNQRDPVQIKISNEDPPISALENKGSNEALTPVLDEDEIGSFNPDIQAIKGESLEPAETFGFGYGLGYSGWGGRYNGYGGYGGYGRGYGGYGGYGGGGYGGYGWRRGYGGYGGYGRRSYYW